The genomic stretch AAACTTCTTATGCCGCTTATCAATGCATTTAATTCTTCGGGATGATGCGCATAATCATCAATCAAAATATGTTTATCGTCTTTCAGATAATATTCAAACCTGCGTTTCACACCTTTGAAATTTGCAACAGCGCGTTTTATTTTTTCTTCATCAATATTTAGCCATTTAGCCACAGCTATTGCTGCCACTGCATTTTCAATATTGTGCAGCCCACCGATGTGCAATTCAAAATCTTTAATGATTTGATTTTTGTAACTCACGTCAAATCGATAAGAACCATTTACAACAGTTCTGTTCAAGGAATAAATATCTGCACGCGCATCTTCAAAGCTGTATTTTAAATGATGCGGATGTGCTGCATATAATTCATAACTTCTGTTTAAACCATATTTTCTCAGCAAAAGCCCACCGGGTTTCACTTTGGAAGCAAATTCTATATACGCATTTTCTAATTCTTCTTTTGTTCCGTAAATATCCAAATGGTCGGCATCCATTGCCGTAACCACTGCGATATCGGGCGAGAGCTTTAAAAAAGAACGGTCGTATTCGTCCGCTTCAATTACACTTACATCTTTGTTGTTGCTTGCCCAAAAATTGCTGTTGTAATTCGCTGAAACACCGCCCAGAAAAGCATTTGAACCATATTTGCTGTCGCGTAAAATATGTGCAATGAAAGTTGTAATTGTTGTTTTTCCGTGCGAACCGCCAACACATATATTGAACGATTGCGCGGTAATCCAGCCCAATACATCGCTGCGCTTGAATACGAGAAATTTATTTTCTCTGTAATAAACCAACTCTTTGTGTGTCGCAGGAATCGCGGGTGTGTAAACCACTACATCCACGTTTTTCGGAATCAAATCAATATTTTCTTCATAATGAATTTTGATACCTTCATTTCCTAACTGTTTAGTTAATGGCGTTTCTTTTCTGTCGTAGCCGCTTACCTCAACGCCTTTGCTGTTGAAGTATCTTGCTAACGCGCTCATGCCGATACCGCCGATACCGATGAAATAAACAGCCCCCCTGCCCCCCGAAGGGGGGAGCTTTAAAAGCGTGTCAATATTTTTGTTGTATTCATTCATCATTTAATCTTCGCTTTAATAAGTCCCTCCTTTGGAGGGATTTAGGGAGGCTAAAATTTCTTTTGCAATAATTTCGTTTGCGTTTGTAACTGCAAGTTTGCCTATGTTTTCAGACAATGTTTTGCATCGTTCTTCATTCATCAGTAAATCCGTAACAGCGCCAAATAATTTTATTTTAGCTTCATCATTACTTATCATTTCAGCTGCATTTTTATCCACCAATTTTTTCGCGTTTACAGTTTGATGGTCTTCCGCCGCGAAAGGATAAGGCACAAACACCACAGGTTTTTTTGCGACACATAATTCTGCAACTGACATTGCGCCGGCGCGAGAAACGACTACATCAGCCGCGGCAAGCGCTTTGTCCATGTCCTGAATAAATTCTCCAACCCATACATTGCGCGGTGCCAACTTTCCGTGATGGATATAACGTGCCGAATTGGTTTTGCCTGTTTGCCATATCAATTGAATATTCAGCGCTTTGATATCAATCAGATGCTCCATTATCACTTCGTTGATGCTACGCGCGCCAAGGCTTCCGCCTACGGCAAGAATTGTTTTTTTATTTTCATCCAAACCGAAAAATTTAATGCCTTCATTTCGTGTAACGGTTGATTCGGAAATAATTTTCCGTACAGGGTTTCCGGTAATCATAATTTTGTTCGCAGGAAAAAAGTTCTCCATTCCTTCCGATGCGACGAAAATTTTAGTTGCATTTTTCCCGAGTAAAATATTGCTTTTTCCTGCGAAAGAATTGGATTCATGAATAAATGTGGGAATGCCTTTTTTCTCTGCATATTTCAATACGGGAAATGTAGAATAGCCGCCGACACCAATAACTGCATCGGGGAGAAATTCTTTAAAAATGTTTTTTACCTGATAAAAGCTTTTTATAATTTTGAATGGCAATGAAATATTTTTCAGCATGGAGCTTCTGTTGAAACCCGTGATGTCCAAGCCTTTGATAGAATAACCCGCCTGCGGAATTTTTTCCATTTCCATTTTCCCCTTTGCGCCAACGAATAAAATTTCAATGCTGCTGTCAATCGCTTTCAACGCATTGGCAATAGCAATGGCAGGGAAAATATGTCCGCCGGTGCCACCGCCCGCGATGATGATTTTCTTGCTATTTTTTATATCGTTATTCATTTATATTTTCAATCATGTTAATCAAATAAATTTTTTACATCATGCTTCAGGTTTTTCTTCTTTTACAATAGCCTCTACAACTTTCTTTTGTTTCTCGCCTTCCATTTTTTCCACGTTACTTGCTACACTTAAAATAATTCCGATAGCCGCGCAAGTGAATAAGAACGAACTTCCGCCCATGCTGATTAGCGGCAGCGTAACACCCGTTACCGGCATGATGTTTACGTTGACTGCCATATTTGCAAGCGCTTGTATTACCAACGTGAAACTCAATCCCAGTGCGAGAAATGCGCCAAATGCGTAAGGACATTTTCTGAAAATTCTTATGCACCTATATAGAAAAATGAGGTATATAAAAATGATAAAAGCGCCGCCTAACAAGCCGTATTCTTCAATGATAATGTCGAAAATAAAATCGTTATACGCCTGCGGTAAATAATTTCTTTGACGGCTATTACCCGGACCCAAACCGTGCAAAACACTTCCGTTGGCAATTGCAATTTTTGCCTGCTGCACCTGGTAAGGAACTTCTTTTTGTTTGGAATATATGAAGTCTTCTACGCGTGTGCGCCACGTTGCAAAGCGTTTAAATGTGGAATGGCTTTGTGTGTTTTCAATTGTGTCTTCCGTGTCGTTCTTATGCGCAGCATGATGAATCATAGCCGAAGAAACAAGGAAAAAAATTGGTATCAATGCTATGCCGATAACGAGTAAAATATGCTTGGTATTTACACGCCCGATAAACATGAGTAACAATGATGTTGCGCCCGTGAGCAAACCATTTGACAGGTTTGCCGGGAAAATTAATAGGCACGTAATAGCAACCGGAACAAACACGGGAAGAAAACCTTTTTTAAAATCTTTGATGACTTTTTGCTTGCGGCTTAATTGCCGTGAAATGAACATGAACAATGCGAGCTTCGCGAAGTCGCTCGTTTGGAAAGTCATGTTGATAATCGGTACTTTTATCCAACGGCTTCCGTCATTAATTTCTGCGCCGAAAAATAAAGTGTAGAACAATAAAGGAATCGAAATGAAATATAAAATGATGGCAATGCGTGAGTACAATGCATAGTTGACGCGATGCAAAAAATAAATAACCGCTAAACCAATTACAGAAAATACGATTTGCTTGAACAGATAAACTTCTGTGTTACCATGATTCATTTTATAAGCGAGCGAACCTGTTGCACTATACACAACAAGCATCGACACGAGCACCAACAAAGCTACAGAAGCCCAAATGTATCGGTCGCCTTTGGCTTTATCGGTTAAGCCTTTGAATGAATAATTTTCTATGTCCAATAAATCGTTTATCATTTTTAAATTATTATAAGATTGCTTCGCTCGCAATGACGTTATAATTCTTTTACCTGTTCTTTGAATTGCTCGCCTCGTTCCATATAATTTTTAAACAAATCAAAGCTGGAACAACCCGGACTTAATAAAACAACATCGCCCTTGTCGGCAAGGCTGTAAGCAGCTTGTACTGCATCTTTCATGGATGTTGTTTCTGTTATGGGGACAGTATCTTTAAATGCATTAATAATTTTTTCATTGTCCAAACCGAGACATACAATGGCTTTTACTTTTTCTTTTACCAGTTCTTCAATCATGGAATAGTCATTGCCTTTGTCCACGCCGCCTAAGATTAATACAGTCGGTTTTGTCATGCTTTCAAGTGCAAACCAAACCGAGTTTAGATTTGTTCCCTTACTGTCGTTGATAAAATCCACACCGCGAATGGTGGCAACAAATTCCATACGATGCTCGAGGCTTTCAAACGTCTGAACCGCTTCGCGGATTTTTTCTTTGCGGATGTCCAATACCGATGCTGCTATGCCTGCTGCCATTGTGTTGTACTGATTGTGTTTACCTTTCAATGCCACAAAATCATAAATGTTCATAGTTACACGTTCTTCCTGCGCTTTAATCATCATTTGATTGTCTTTGATGTATGCGCCTTTGGTTACTTCTTGTTTCATAGAAAAAGGTAATGGTGTTGAGTGAAATGAAATGGATTTTAAATGAGCCGTAATTAATTCATCGTCCAAATTGTAGATGAAGTAATCGGCGGCAGTTTGATTTTCTATTATTCTGAATTTGCTTTTTATGTAATTTTCAATGTCATAATTATACCTGTCCAAATGGTCTTCCGTGATGTTCAGCAGAATAGCAATGTCGGGACGAAAAGTTTTAATATCATCCAGCTGAAAAGAGCTGATTTCCGCTACATACAAAGCTTTCGGCGCTTCGGCAATTTGTTTTGCAAATGAATAACCGATGTTGCCTACCAACGCACAATCCAAGCCCGCCGTTTTACAGATATGATAAATTAACGACGTAGTTGTACTCTTTCCGTTCGTTCCCGTAGTCGCAACAATTTTACTGTCGCCTTTGTACCGATATGCCAATTCTATCTCGCTGATAACAGGAATATTTTTTGCACGAATCTTTTTTATCAATTCAACTTTATCGGGAATGCCGGGACTTTTCATCACTTCTGTTGCCGATAAAATTTTTTCTTCGGAATGATGCCCCTCTTCAAACTCAATTCCATTCTCTTGCAATTCTTTTTTGTATTTATCGGCGATTTTTCCTGCATCACTAACAAATACGTTATAGCCATGCTGCTTCCACAACAATGCAGCGCCCACGCCGCTTTCGCCTGCGCCAAGCACAACAAAAACCCCTGTCCCCTGAGAGGGGAAATTTTGTTGTTGATTAATGTTTTTTACTTCGTTATTCATTATAAATTTTTATTCGCTTCGTTTAAATTCCCCCCTTTAGGGGACAGGGGTTTATCTTATTTTGAGTGTTGCAATAGAAAATACAACTAAAATCAATGTGATAATCCAAAAGCGTATTGCTATTTTATTTTCATGAAATCCTTTCTTTTGATAATGATGATGCAACGGACTCATGAGGAAAATTCTTTTCCCTTCGCCATATTTTTTCTTCGTGTATTTGAAATAAGTTACCTGAATAATCACGCTTAAGTTTTCTACCAAAAACACACCGCAGAAAATCGGTATGAGCAATTCTTTTCTCACGATAATTGCCAGCGATGCGATAATGCCGCCAAGTGCCAAACTTCCCGTGTCGCCCATGAAAACCTGCGCCGGATAAGCGTTGTACCAAAGAAAACCAATGCAACCGCCAATAAATGCGCTGATGAAAATGGACAGTTCGCCGAGGTTCGGGATGTACATAATGTTGAGATAACCTGCCATTTGATAGTTGCCCGAAACATAGACCAGTACACCTAAAACCATTCCGATAATTGCGCTCACGCCCGCAGCCAACCCGTCCAGTCCGTCTGTAATATTTGCACCATTTGATACTGCCGTGATGATGAACGTAACAACCAAAATGTAAATAATCCATGTATATTTTTCTGCGCCGTCGCCGAGCCAGCTGATTAATCTTTCGTAATTAAATTCATGATTTTTTACAAAAGGAATCGTTGTAATGGGTGCATTCACGCGTACATATTTTTGTTCAACTCCGTTTACCTCTCTTACAACCTGTTGGTCATTTGTAACACGAACGGTCTTATCAATCTTTCCGTTTGAAGGAACGACTTCGCGTTCCATCGTTACATTGTTGTTGAAATAAAGCGTTGCGCCAATGATAATCCCAAGTCCTACTTGTCCTATGATTTTTGCCGTTCCGGCAAGCCCGTCTTTATTTTTTTTCTTATAATTTTCTCCGGCTTGCTGCGCTTTTTTTCTTGCTTTTAATTTTAAATAATCGTCCAGAAATCCAATGATACCGAGCCATACAGTGCATAGCAACATCAGACGTACATAAACTTTGTGCAAGTCGGCGAGCAACAAAGTCGGGATGATGATTGCCAGTAAAATAATGATGCCGCCCATTGTAGGCGTTCCTTTTTTCTGTTGTTCGCCCGCCAATCCCAGGTCGCGCACGGTTTCGCCTATTTGTTTTCTGCGCAAAAAATTGATGATGCGTTTGCCGTACACAGTCGCAATCAGCAACGACAAAATAATCGCCAAAGCCGCACGGAACGTGATGTACTGAAACAATCCTGCGCCCGAGATGTTGAACTCCTGCTTTAACCATGTGAACAAACTGTATAACATAATTTTTTGTTTTCTGTTGTCGATTGTTTGTTGTT from Arachidicoccus sp. BS20 encodes the following:
- the murC gene encoding UDP-N-acetylmuramate--L-alanine ligase, with translation MMNEYNKNIDTLLKLPPSGGRGAVYFIGIGGIGMSALARYFNSKGVEVSGYDRKETPLTKQLGNEGIKIHYEENIDLIPKNVDVVVYTPAIPATHKELVYYRENKFLVFKRSDVLGWITAQSFNICVGGSHGKTTITTFIAHILRDSKYGSNAFLGGVSANYNSNFWASNNKDVSVIEADEYDRSFLKLSPDIAVVTAMDADHLDIYGTKEELENAYIEFASKVKPGGLLLRKYGLNRSYELYAAHPHHLKYSFEDARADIYSLNRTVVNGSYRFDVSYKNQIIKDFELHIGGLHNIENAVAAIAVAKWLNIDEEKIKRAVANFKGVKRRFEYYLKDDKHILIDDYAHHPEELNALISGIRSLFSDKLTVVFQPHLYSRTKDFADEFAKALDKADEVILLPIYPARELPMEGVTSELILNKMKLDNKRILSKEELLKTIQAENPRLAAFLGAGDIDELLIPVKEILEAQ
- the murG gene encoding undecaprenyldiphospho-muramoylpentapeptide beta-N-acetylglucosaminyltransferase; this encodes MNNDIKNSKKIIIAGGGTGGHIFPAIAIANALKAIDSSIEILFVGAKGKMEMEKIPQAGYSIKGLDITGFNRSSMLKNISLPFKIIKSFYQVKNIFKEFLPDAVIGVGGYSTFPVLKYAEKKGIPTFIHESNSFAGKSNILLGKNATKIFVASEGMENFFPANKIMITGNPVRKIISESTVTRNEGIKFFGLDENKKTILAVGGSLGARSINEVIMEHLIDIKALNIQLIWQTGKTNSARYIHHGKLAPRNVWVGEFIQDMDKALAAADVVVSRAGAMSVAELCVAKKPVVFVPYPFAAEDHQTVNAKKLVDKNAAEMISNDEAKIKLFGAVTDLLMNEERCKTLSENIGKLAVTNANEIIAKEILASLNPSKGGTY
- a CDS encoding FtsW/RodA/SpoVE family cell cycle protein; the protein is MINDLLDIENYSFKGLTDKAKGDRYIWASVALLVLVSMLVVYSATGSLAYKMNHGNTEVYLFKQIVFSVIGLAVIYFLHRVNYALYSRIAIILYFISIPLLFYTLFFGAEINDGSRWIKVPIINMTFQTSDFAKLALFMFISRQLSRKQKVIKDFKKGFLPVFVPVAITCLLIFPANLSNGLLTGATSLLLMFIGRVNTKHILLVIGIALIPIFFLVSSAMIHHAAHKNDTEDTIENTQSHSTFKRFATWRTRVEDFIYSKQKEVPYQVQQAKIAIANGSVLHGLGPGNSRQRNYLPQAYNDFIFDIIIEEYGLLGGAFIIFIYLIFLYRCIRIFRKCPYAFGAFLALGLSFTLVIQALANMAVNVNIMPVTGVTLPLISMGGSSFLFTCAAIGIILSVASNVEKMEGEKQKKVVEAIVKEEKPEA
- the murD gene encoding UDP-N-acetylmuramoyl-L-alanine--D-glutamate ligase, with the translated sequence MNNEVKNINQQQNFPSQGTGVFVVLGAGESGVGAALLWKQHGYNVFVSDAGKIADKYKKELQENGIEFEEGHHSEEKILSATEVMKSPGIPDKVELIKKIRAKNIPVISEIELAYRYKGDSKIVATTGTNGKSTTTSLIYHICKTAGLDCALVGNIGYSFAKQIAEAPKALYVAEISSFQLDDIKTFRPDIAILLNITEDHLDRYNYDIENYIKSKFRIIENQTAADYFIYNLDDELITAHLKSISFHSTPLPFSMKQEVTKGAYIKDNQMMIKAQEERVTMNIYDFVALKGKHNQYNTMAAGIAASVLDIRKEKIREAVQTFESLEHRMEFVATIRGVDFINDSKGTNLNSVWFALESMTKPTVLILGGVDKGNDYSMIEELVKEKVKAIVCLGLDNEKIINAFKDTVPITETTSMKDAVQAAYSLADKGDVVLLSPGCSSFDLFKNYMERGEQFKEQVKEL
- the mraY gene encoding phospho-N-acetylmuramoyl-pentapeptide-transferase → MLYSLFTWLKQEFNISGAGLFQYITFRAALAIILSLLIATVYGKRIINFLRRKQIGETVRDLGLAGEQQKKGTPTMGGIIILLAIIIPTLLLADLHKVYVRLMLLCTVWLGIIGFLDDYLKLKARKKAQQAGENYKKKNKDGLAGTAKIIGQVGLGIIIGATLYFNNNVTMEREVVPSNGKIDKTVRVTNDQQVVREVNGVEQKYVRVNAPITTIPFVKNHEFNYERLISWLGDGAEKYTWIIYILVVTFIITAVSNGANITDGLDGLAAGVSAIIGMVLGVLVYVSGNYQMAGYLNIMYIPNLGELSIFISAFIGGCIGFLWYNAYPAQVFMGDTGSLALGGIIASLAIIVRKELLIPIFCGVFLVENLSVIIQVTYFKYTKKKYGEGKRIFLMSPLHHHYQKKGFHENKIAIRFWIITLILVVFSIATLKIR